Genomic DNA from Desulfonema ishimotonii:
AAATTATATTGCCTTATACCGATTCACAGTTGAAATGTCGCATTAAAATAAATACCAACGCTTTTTTTCAAAGGCTCAGACATCTCTTTTCAATGATAACTTTCAATATGGAATCGGTATTACATAATGCTGAGTCCACACCCCACAGCGTCACCTCCGTTGTCTTTAAACCGCGAATGCACACGAATGAACGCTGATATTTTCCTGACAAGGCGAATTTTCAGGCGGATGTGCTATTTTCCCGAAGTCTGAAGCGGGCTGTTATGTAACAAACCGCTGCCGCTGGGCAGCATTTCGGGCTGGACCTTTTTCAGAAAGCGGATGCAGAATGCGCTGATCACCCCCTCAATGATCATCACCGGCAGATGGGCGATCACAACGGCGGTGGCGACCTCTGAAAATCCCTCTCCGGTGAACATCAGCGACAGGGCGACGATGAGGCCGCTCAGAAACACCGAAAGCGCACCGCATACAAAGGCCGCGCATGTGGCCATAACGGCGTTGCGGTGATGAATCAGCCCGCCGAACAGCCCGTAGCAGATAACCGCAGGCAGGGCCATGATCACGGTATTGACGCCCAGGGTCGTGATCCCCCCGAACTGGAAGAGGATGCCCTGAAGCAACAGGGCGACCAGAATGGCCGGGAATGCGGCCCATCCGAGCAGCAGTCCCACAATGCCGTTGAGGATCAGATGGACGCTTGACGGCCCGATGGGCACATGAATCAGGGAGGCGACAAAAAATGCCGATGACAGAATGGCTGCCTTGGGGATGCGGTCATAATCAAGTTTTTTCAAACCAATGGCCGTGCCTGCGATCGCCAGGGCAATGCCCGATGCCAGTACCGGACCTGATAAAACGCCTTCGGAAATGTGCATGTTCTGATCTCCTTGCCCGGATGCCCTTTGCCACAGGGCATCCGACGCCGCTGTTTAATCCGCCTTATTTCTGTACCCAGTTTTCAAATTTCACCCAGATCACCGCGCCCAGT
This window encodes:
- the cbiM gene encoding cobalt transporter CbiM — protein: MHISEGVLSGPVLASGIALAIAGTAIGLKKLDYDRIPKAAILSSAFFVASLIHVPIGPSSVHLILNGIVGLLLGWAAFPAILVALLLQGILFQFGGITTLGVNTVIMALPAVICYGLFGGLIHHRNAVMATCAAFVCGALSVFLSGLIVALSLMFTGEGFSEVATAVVIAHLPVMIIEGVISAFCIRFLKKVQPEMLPSGSGLLHNSPLQTSGK